A part of Verrucomicrobiota bacterium genomic DNA contains:
- a CDS encoding mandelate racemase, whose amino-acid sequence MSKVTISEVTLRWFEIPTDRPESDGTLEWTHTGVVTVQVKAGETTGFGLTYAGFSTARLIQEKFVSLLQGQDPMAIPELHAKLGQSIRNIGRDGVAATAISAVDLALWDLKGKLLGISLAALLGAARDQVPIYGSGGFTSYSTGELQEQLGGWAAAGIQWVKMKVGREPDRDPERVRAARSAIGAGTGLFVDANGAYDVRQAVTLGEKFNDDARIVWFEEPVSSDDLAGMRFVRDHLPAPVQVAAGEYGYDLDYFRRFLEVDAVDVLQADITRCGGVSGFMAIAGLAEAFHKPLSSHCAPALHVAVGCAAPTFRHVEYFHDHVRIERMLFANAPEPVGGSLVPAWDEPGLGLHPQLKAIELHEKSF is encoded by the coding sequence ATGAGCAAGGTGACCATTTCTGAAGTCACGCTGCGCTGGTTTGAGATCCCGACCGATCGGCCCGAGTCGGACGGGACGCTGGAGTGGACGCACACGGGGGTGGTTACGGTCCAGGTTAAGGCCGGGGAGACCACCGGCTTTGGCCTGACGTATGCCGGATTTTCCACGGCCCGGCTTATCCAGGAAAAGTTCGTCTCGCTTTTGCAGGGTCAGGACCCGATGGCCATCCCGGAATTGCACGCAAAACTCGGGCAATCAATCCGCAACATCGGGCGCGACGGCGTGGCCGCGACGGCCATTTCCGCTGTCGACCTGGCCCTTTGGGATCTGAAAGGAAAATTGCTGGGAATTTCACTCGCCGCTCTGCTGGGTGCCGCCCGTGATCAGGTGCCGATCTACGGCAGCGGCGGATTTACCTCCTATTCGACGGGGGAATTGCAGGAGCAACTCGGGGGTTGGGCGGCGGCCGGCATCCAATGGGTGAAGATGAAGGTTGGTCGCGAGCCGGATCGGGACCCGGAACGCGTCCGTGCCGCGCGGAGCGCGATCGGCGCCGGGACCGGCCTGTTCGTGGACGCCAATGGCGCCTACGACGTACGGCAGGCGGTGACGCTCGGGGAGAAATTCAATGACGACGCCAGGATAGTCTGGTTTGAGGAACCGGTCTCGTCGGACGACCTGGCCGGCATGCGGTTTGTGCGGGACCACCTTCCCGCCCCGGTTCAGGTCGCCGCCGGTGAGTACGGGTACGACCTGGATTATTTCCGTCGTTTTCTGGAGGTGGATGCCGTCGACGTGCTGCAGGCCGATATCACCCGCTGCGGGGGCGTGAGCGGATTTATGGCGATCGCGGGCCTGGCTGAAGCATTCCACAAACCGTTGTCGTCGCATTGTGCGCCCGCGTTGCACGTTGCGGTCGGTTGCGCCGCTCCGACGTTTCGCCACGTGGAGTATTTTCATGACCACGTCCGCATTGAACGGATGCTGTTCGCGAATGCGCCCGAACCCGTGGGCGGAAGTTTGGTGCCGGCCTGGGATGAGCCGGGCCTGGGCCTTCACCCGCAGTTGAAGGCGATTGAATTGCATGAAAAGAGTTTTTGA